In Haemophilus parainfluenzae, one genomic interval encodes:
- a CDS encoding SIMPL domain-containing protein, whose protein sequence is MNSKKSYLAIFGIILAVGLMASAFILGNQFKNLRQTGSISVKGLAESHYTSTQGTWVIRVSGWGPTYNDAMAANQKNLNEAVRFLKAQGFADENREITELDVSTHTDYYENEKGETKSRDNGFDASRAIRISTKELTKLQKALTNIHQLVANNQDISFGDPNYYLENLEQIKRELISKATQDAHVRAEEFAKTSNVKVGVLKSASQGPFYIQAPNPDADDSSDYTGSYDTSTIEKKARLVVTIEYAIE, encoded by the coding sequence ATGAACAGCAAAAAATCTTATCTCGCTATTTTTGGCATCATTCTTGCAGTTGGATTGATGGCATCAGCGTTTATCTTAGGTAATCAATTTAAAAATTTACGCCAGACCGGCTCTATTTCAGTTAAGGGCTTGGCAGAAAGCCATTACACCTCAACACAAGGAACATGGGTTATTCGTGTAAGCGGTTGGGGTCCAACATATAATGATGCAATGGCAGCGAATCAGAAAAACTTGAATGAAGCCGTTCGTTTCCTTAAAGCACAAGGTTTCGCTGATGAAAATCGAGAAATCACAGAATTAGATGTTTCTACTCATACTGACTATTATGAAAATGAAAAAGGTGAAACCAAAAGTAGAGACAATGGCTTTGATGCATCAAGAGCAATCAGAATTTCAACCAAAGAACTGACTAAGTTACAAAAAGCACTCACCAATATTCACCAATTAGTTGCCAACAACCAAGACATTAGTTTTGGTGATCCAAACTATTACTTAGAAAATCTTGAACAAATTAAACGTGAATTAATTTCAAAAGCCACACAAGATGCACATGTTCGTGCTGAAGAGTTTGCGAAAACCAGTAATGTAAAAGTTGGCGTATTAAAATCCGCTTCACAAGGGCCATTCTACATTCAAGCGCCAAATCCTGATGCCGATGACTCTAGCGATTACACTGGTAGCTACGACACTAGCACTATTGAGAAAAAAGCGCGCTTAGTCGTCACTATTGAATATGCCATTGAATAA
- a CDS encoding Imm40 family immunity protein codes for MNELINIYINNGFSLFKQGESIVIIPTKLSIRVLDILEGLNLLILGGDIYRKSGDDFEHTYDSWYYDGNVHSESIMVARQYLDNLREQDLYVSFVFK; via the coding sequence ATGAATGAATTGATTAACATTTACATAAATAATGGATTTAGTTTGTTTAAGCAGGGCGAAAGTATTGTCATTATTCCCACAAAATTATCAATTAGGGTTTTAGATATTCTGGAAGGTTTAAATCTTCTTATTCTAGGTGGTGATATATATCGAAAATCAGGTGATGATTTTGAACATACATACGATAGCTGGTATTACGATGGTAATGTTCATAGTGAAAGTATTATGGTGGCTAGACAATATTTAGATAATTTAAGGGAGCAAGATTTATATGTGTCCTTTGTTTTCAAATAA